One window of the Salvia miltiorrhiza cultivar Shanhuang (shh) chromosome 6, IMPLAD_Smil_shh, whole genome shotgun sequence genome contains the following:
- the LOC130988158 gene encoding uncharacterized protein LOC130988158, with the protein MAKHSTVASFIPVQKRWSLMILLCIALSTAFAFFIGASFNSCNSVEYPDNHNFNAPIHSFNSGGTTAANEEKSLDFMKSKFVLMVSHELSLSGGPLLLMELAFLLRTVGTRVVWITNQKPAESDDVIFSLEQRMTDRGVEIMSAKGHETVDAALKADLVILNTAVAGKWLDAVLQENVARVLPKVLWWIHEMRGHYFKLEYVKHLPFVAGAMIDSQTTADYWKNRTHERLGIKMPETYVVHLGNSKELMEVAEDSVARRVLREHIRESLGIRKDDVLFAIINSVSRGKGQDLFLKGFYEALQLSKERKLKVPPMHAVIVGSDMSAQTKFETELRNFVADKKIQENVHFVNKTLNVAPYLASIDILVQNSQARGECFGRITIEAMAFQLPVLGTAAGGTMEIVVNSTTGWLHPAGKEGVTPLAENIIQLATNVEMRRTMGMKGYARVKEMFLEHHMSHRISLVLKDVLQKAKGSIN; encoded by the exons ATGGCGAAGCATTCGACGGTGGCATCGTTCATTCCAGTCCAAAAGCGGTGGTCATTGATGATATTATTATGCATCGCTCTCTCCACCGCCTTCGCGTTCTTTATCGGAGCCTCATTCAATTCCTGTAACTCTGTCGAGTACCCCGACAACCACAATTTTAATGCTCCGATTCACTCATTCAACTCAGGCGGCACCACTGCTGCGAATGAAGAAAAATCGCTCGATTTTATGAAATCAAAGTTTGTGCTTATGGTCTCGCATGAGCTCTCGCTCTCAG GTGGACCTTTACTTCTAATGGAGCTTGCCTTTCTGTTAAGAACTGTTGGTACACGAGTTGTCTGGATCACTAATCAGAAGCCTGCTGAATCGGATGACGTGATTTTCAGTTTGGAGCAACGAATGACTGACAGAGGAGTGGAG ATCATGTCTGCAAAGGGGCATGAAACTGTTGACGCAGCTCTTAAAGCTGATCTAGTCATTTTAAATACTGCCGTGGCTGGCAAGTGGCTGGATGCTGTGCTCCAAGAAAATGTTGCTCGAGTACTCCCCAAGGTTTTGTGGTGGATTCATGAAATGCGAGGGCATTACTTCAAACTGGAGTATGTTAAGCACCTCCCTTTTGTTGCAGGTGCCATGATTGATTCACAAACTACTGCTGACTACTGGAAGAACCGAACTCATGAACGATTAGG GATAAAGATGCCTGAGACCTACGTTGTCCACCTTGGGAATAGCAAAGAGTTGATGGAAGTAGCCGAAGACAGTGTTGCCAGAAGGGTCCTTCGGGAGCATATTAGGGAATCTCTTGGCATACGGAAAGATGATGTTTTGTTTGCCATTATCAACA GTGTTTCCCGAGGGAAAGGTCAGGATCTATTTCTTAAAGGTTTCTATGAAGCTCTGCAACTCAGCAAAGAGAGGAAACTTAAAGTGCCACCTATGCATGCAGTTATAGTGGGTAGTGACATGAGTGCCCAGACTAAATTTGAAACAGAACTTCGCAACTTTGTTGCTGACAAGAAAATTCAGGAGAATGTTCACTTTGTGAACAAAACACTAAATGTTGCACCTTATCTGGCTTCAATTGATATTCTTGTCCAAAACTCACAG GCCCGTGGTGAGTGTTTTGGGAGGATAACCATTGAAGCCATGGCTTTTCAGCTACCTGTACTG GGTACTGCAGCTGGAGGTACAATGGAGATTGTAGTGAACAGCACAACCGGTTGGCTTCATCCAGCTGGCAAAGAAGGTGTAACACCGCTCGCTGAAAACATCATTCAGCTGGCCACAAACGTAGAAATGAGAAGGACAATGGGGATGAAGGGTTACGCTCGGGTCAAAGAAATGTTTCTGGAACACCATATGTCACATAGAATATCCTTGGTCTTAAAGGATGTTCTGCAGAAGGCAAAGGGATCAATTAACTAA